The segment TGAAGCCCGTACTCAAGGAAATCATTGGATTCCAGGGCAACAAGGAAGATCGCTGTGAGCAGTGGTGCAGAATGGCCAAAAGCGGTGTTCTGTTCGACCGGCCGGATTTCATTCCTCCATACAATGCTGAGATATGGAAAAACGATCTGAAATCCTTGAGTGACTTGTCCCCCGCCAACGCAGCCAAGCAACCCGTGGCCCGATTTTTCGAAGCCGCAGGGGTGCACCGTGACTACGTACTCTGGAAATTGATGCCAGAGTGCGGATTGGGGAACACCTGTAAGCTGCAGTAAAAGGCAACAAGTCTCATACACCAGAAAAAAGCCCTCGCAGGATCACTCCGGCGGGGGCTTCATCATTACACGATAGAAACAACTAGCAGATACGCGGCAGTTGCTCGCCTTCCAGCATGTTCAGCATCCGGCGACCACCAAGAGGCGTCACCAGGATGACCTTGCCTGCATTGTCCTCGGTCACGGTACCGATGCACACAGCGCCAGTCCCCAGAGGCTCACTACGCAGCAGTTCCAGGGCCTTGTCGGCCTTGTCACCGGGCAGGATGCAAATCAATTTCCCTTCGTTGGCAAGATACAGCGGGTCCATGCCCAGGAACGAGCAACCGGAGCGCACACCATCATTTACGGGGATGGCATCCTCTTCCACATCGATGCCAACGCCCGACTGTCCGGCAATCTCATTCAGGGTCGTGGCAAGACCGCCCCGGGTGGGGTCGCGCAGCACATGGATGTCACCCACTTCCTCGATCAGACGCTGAGTCAGACCGTTCAGGGAGGCGCAGTCACTCTCCACCGGAGTATCAAAGGTCAAGCCTTCGCGCTGGGCCAGAATGGTCAGACCATGGTCACCCATGGTGCCGGAGATGATCACCGCGTCGCCGGGGCGGGCTTTGGAGCCGCTCGGGTAATCCTCAACGATCATCTGCCCAACACCTGTGGTGTTGATAAAAATCTTGTCCACCGTGCCCTTAGGCACAACCTTGGTGTCGCCCGTGACAATGGCGACGCCAGCTTCCTTGGCGGCCTTGGCCATGGAAATCACGATCTCTTCCAGCACGCTGAATTCCAGGCCTTCCTCGATGATATAGGCACAGGAAAGATACAACGGCTTGGCACCAAGCATGGCTACGTCATTGACCGTGCCGTGCACAGCCAAGGAGCCGATGTTGCCGCCAGGGAAGAAAATGGGGTCCACAGTGAAGGTGTCGGTGCTCATGGACAGCGGCCCCTGAATATTCAGAAAGGCGGCATCATCCATCTGGGTCAGCATGGGATTGTCGAAATGGTGCATGAACAGTTCGCTGATGAGTCGTTGCGAGGCCTTGCCGCCGCTGCCATAGTCCAGAAGAATCCGCTTATCGTCCATTTCAGTGCAACTCCCTTGTAAATCCTATCATATCGCCCATATGGGCATGTTCTTCAGATGAATTCGATACTGATCCTTAACCTTTGTTTCGGCAAGCCCCACCCGGGTCAAAGACCGCAAATCGACCTGACGATCGAATCAGGCAACAGCCCGCACAAACGACAGCCCGCCCGATCGGCTACAGATCAGTATGGTACTTGAAATACGCTGCGCAGGACCCTTCGGTGGAGACCATGCACGGTCCAACAGGTTTGGCAGGGGTACAGGCCTTGCCAAACAACGGGCACTTGTTCGGAGCC is part of the Desulfovibrio ferrophilus genome and harbors:
- the hypE gene encoding hydrogenase expression/formation protein HypE, with protein sequence MDDKRILLDYGSGGKASQRLISELFMHHFDNPMLTQMDDAAFLNIQGPLSMSTDTFTVDPIFFPGGNIGSLAVHGTVNDVAMLGAKPLYLSCAYIIEEGLEFSVLEEIVISMAKAAKEAGVAIVTGDTKVVPKGTVDKIFINTTGVGQMIVEDYPSGSKARPGDAVIISGTMGDHGLTILAQREGLTFDTPVESDCASLNGLTQRLIEEVGDIHVLRDPTRGGLATTLNEIAGQSGVGIDVEEDAIPVNDGVRSGCSFLGMDPLYLANEGKLICILPGDKADKALELLRSEPLGTGAVCIGTVTEDNAGKVILVTPLGGRRMLNMLEGEQLPRIC